A genome region from Labrus mixtus chromosome 9, fLabMix1.1, whole genome shotgun sequence includes the following:
- the ywhae1 gene encoding tyrosine 3-monooxygenase/tryptophan 5-monooxygenase activation protein, epsilon polypeptide 1 isoform X1: MGEREDLVYQAKLAEQAERYDEMVVSMKNVAGMDVELTVEERNLLSVAYKNVIGARRASWRIISSIEQREETKGGEDKLKMIREYRQTVENELKSICGDILDALERHLLPSAVMGESKVFYNKMKGDYHRYLAEFATGNHRKDAAENSLVAYKTATDLALSELPPTHPIRLGLALNFSVFYYEILNSPDRACRLAKCAFDDAITELDTLSEDSYKDSTLIMQLLRDNLTLWTSDMQGEAEQEQNKEALQDVEDEAAQ, encoded by the exons ATGGGAGAACGGGAGGACCTCGTTTATCAGGCGAAGCTGGCCGAGCAGGCAGAGCGATATGACG AGATGGTGGTGTCTATGAAGAACGTGGCTGGTATGGATGTGGAGCTCACAGTGGAGGAGAGAAACCTTTTATCAGTGGCCTACAAGAATGTGATCGGTGCTCGGAGAGCCTCCTGGAGGATAATCAGCAGTATCGAACAGAGGGAAGAGACCAAGGGCGGAGAGGATAAACTGAAGATGATCCGGGAATACAGGCAAACG gTGGAGAACGAGTTGAAGTCAATCTGTGGGGATATTCTGGATGCACTTGAAAGGCACCTACTTCCCTCTGCTGTAATGGGAGAGTCGAAGGTTTTCTACAACAAAAT GAAAGGTGACTACCACAGGTACCTGGCAGAGTTTGCTACAGGCAACCACAGAAAGGATGCAGCAGAGAATAGCCTGGTGGCCTACAAGACCGCTACGGATCTAGCCCTGTCTGAGCTGCCACCCACACACCCCATCCGCCTCGGACTCGCCCTCAACTTCTCTGTGTTCTACTACGAGATCCTCAACTCGCCTGACCGCGCTTGCag GTTGGCCAAGTGTGCATTTGACGACGCCATCACAGAACTGGACACACTGAGTGAAGACAGCTACAAGGACTCAACACTTATCATGCAGTTGTTACGTGACAACCTGACACTATGGACTTCAGATATGCAGGGAGAGG CAGAACAAGAACAGAACAAAGAGGCACTGCAAGACGTTGAGGACGAGGCGGCCCAGTGA
- the ywhae1 gene encoding tyrosine 3-monooxygenase/tryptophan 5-monooxygenase activation protein, epsilon polypeptide 1 isoform X3, producing the protein MGEREDLVYQAKLAEQAERYDEMVVSMKNVAGMDVELTVEERNLLSVAYKNVIGARRASWRIISSIEQREETKGGEDKLKMIREYRQTVENELKSICGDILDALERHLLPSAVMGESKVFYNKMKGDYHRYLAEFATGNHRKDAAENSLVAYKTATDLALSELPPTHPIRLGLALNFSVFYYEILNSPDRACRLAKCAFDDAITELDTLSEDSYKDSTLIMQLLRDNLTLWTSDMQGEES; encoded by the exons ATGGGAGAACGGGAGGACCTCGTTTATCAGGCGAAGCTGGCCGAGCAGGCAGAGCGATATGACG AGATGGTGGTGTCTATGAAGAACGTGGCTGGTATGGATGTGGAGCTCACAGTGGAGGAGAGAAACCTTTTATCAGTGGCCTACAAGAATGTGATCGGTGCTCGGAGAGCCTCCTGGAGGATAATCAGCAGTATCGAACAGAGGGAAGAGACCAAGGGCGGAGAGGATAAACTGAAGATGATCCGGGAATACAGGCAAACG gTGGAGAACGAGTTGAAGTCAATCTGTGGGGATATTCTGGATGCACTTGAAAGGCACCTACTTCCCTCTGCTGTAATGGGAGAGTCGAAGGTTTTCTACAACAAAAT GAAAGGTGACTACCACAGGTACCTGGCAGAGTTTGCTACAGGCAACCACAGAAAGGATGCAGCAGAGAATAGCCTGGTGGCCTACAAGACCGCTACGGATCTAGCCCTGTCTGAGCTGCCACCCACACACCCCATCCGCCTCGGACTCGCCCTCAACTTCTCTGTGTTCTACTACGAGATCCTCAACTCGCCTGACCGCGCTTGCag GTTGGCCAAGTGTGCATTTGACGACGCCATCACAGAACTGGACACACTGAGTGAAGACAGCTACAAGGACTCAACACTTATCATGCAGTTGTTACGTGACAACCTGACACTATGGACTTCAGATATGCAGGGAGAGG AGTCCTAA
- the ywhae1 gene encoding tyrosine 3-monooxygenase/tryptophan 5-monooxygenase activation protein, epsilon polypeptide 1 isoform X2 produces the protein MGEREDLVYQAKLAEQAERYDEMVVSMKNVAGMDVELTVEERNLLSVAYKNVIGARRASWRIISSIEQREETKGGEDKLKMIREYRQTVENELKSICGDILDALERHLLPSAVMGESKVFYNKMKGDYHRYLAEFATGNHRKDAAENSLVAYKTATDLALSELPPTHPIRLGLALNFSVFYYEILNSPDRACRLAKCAFDDAITELDTLSEDSYKDSTLIMQLLRDNLTLWTSDMQGEEQEQNKEALQDVEDEAAQ, from the exons ATGGGAGAACGGGAGGACCTCGTTTATCAGGCGAAGCTGGCCGAGCAGGCAGAGCGATATGACG AGATGGTGGTGTCTATGAAGAACGTGGCTGGTATGGATGTGGAGCTCACAGTGGAGGAGAGAAACCTTTTATCAGTGGCCTACAAGAATGTGATCGGTGCTCGGAGAGCCTCCTGGAGGATAATCAGCAGTATCGAACAGAGGGAAGAGACCAAGGGCGGAGAGGATAAACTGAAGATGATCCGGGAATACAGGCAAACG gTGGAGAACGAGTTGAAGTCAATCTGTGGGGATATTCTGGATGCACTTGAAAGGCACCTACTTCCCTCTGCTGTAATGGGAGAGTCGAAGGTTTTCTACAACAAAAT GAAAGGTGACTACCACAGGTACCTGGCAGAGTTTGCTACAGGCAACCACAGAAAGGATGCAGCAGAGAATAGCCTGGTGGCCTACAAGACCGCTACGGATCTAGCCCTGTCTGAGCTGCCACCCACACACCCCATCCGCCTCGGACTCGCCCTCAACTTCTCTGTGTTCTACTACGAGATCCTCAACTCGCCTGACCGCGCTTGCag GTTGGCCAAGTGTGCATTTGACGACGCCATCACAGAACTGGACACACTGAGTGAAGACAGCTACAAGGACTCAACACTTATCATGCAGTTGTTACGTGACAACCTGACACTATGGACTTCAGATATGCAGGGAGAGG AACAAGAACAGAACAAAGAGGCACTGCAAGACGTTGAGGACGAGGCGGCCCAGTGA